The following are encoded in a window of Thiohalobacter sp. IOR34 genomic DNA:
- the rimI gene encoding ribosomal protein S18-alanine N-acetyltransferase has product MAAVLKQPGGRYRPMTADDVAAVMEIERRAYPYPWTEGILRDCLRVGYNCWVHECEGRIEGYAVMSVAVGEAHILNLCVRPESQGRGLGRRLLRHLISVARRNRADTLFLEVRPSNRVALRLYEALGFVEVGRRRDYYPAGEAREDALVLARPLEGEIPD; this is encoded by the coding sequence ATGGCTGCCGTGCTGAAGCAGCCAGGCGGCCGCTATCGGCCGATGACGGCGGATGACGTCGCCGCGGTGATGGAGATCGAGCGCCGCGCCTACCCCTATCCCTGGACCGAGGGCATCCTGCGCGACTGCCTGCGGGTCGGTTACAACTGCTGGGTCCACGAATGCGAGGGGCGGATCGAGGGCTACGCGGTGATGAGCGTGGCAGTCGGCGAGGCGCACATCCTCAATCTCTGCGTGCGGCCCGAATCCCAGGGGCGGGGGTTGGGGCGGCGTCTGCTGCGGCATCTGATCTCGGTAGCGCGCCGCAACCGGGCCGATACCCTGTTTCTGGAGGTGCGTCCGTCCAACCGGGTCGCGCTCAGGCTGTACGAGGCGCTGGGCTTCGTCGAAGTGGGTCGCCGGCGTGACTACTACCCCGCGGGGGAAGCGCGGGAGGATGCCCTGGTGCTGGCCCGCCCGCTGGAGGGCGAGATCCCGGATTGA
- a CDS encoding PEP-CTERM sorting domain-containing protein gives MCKILSKFWLLAALCLGMATAQAVVTTGNQVWLQATTPTVAVGDTLSIDLVFDFSSDPTLGGVVDISYDSTLLSFSGYGAPATGWILTAPTTTAGSLTGLGLDALTASTGGSVLTLDFLAIGAGTASIGVANSGAWNTFYDANNSPQSVTFTGTSVTVSAVPLPAALWLMLGGLGLLGWQGRRLGS, from the coding sequence ATGTGCAAGATCCTTAGCAAATTCTGGCTGCTGGCGGCCCTGTGCCTGGGTATGGCAACCGCCCAGGCCGTGGTCACCACCGGCAACCAGGTTTGGTTGCAGGCCACCACGCCGACGGTCGCCGTGGGCGATACCCTGAGCATCGATCTGGTGTTCGACTTCAGCAGCGATCCCACCCTGGGCGGCGTGGTCGACATCAGCTACGACAGTACCCTGCTCAGCTTCAGCGGCTACGGCGCGCCGGCCACCGGCTGGATCCTCACCGCGCCGACGACGACAGCGGGCAGCCTCACCGGCCTGGGGCTGGATGCCCTGACGGCGTCCACCGGCGGCAGCGTCCTGACCCTGGACTTCCTGGCCATCGGCGCCGGCACGGCCAGCATCGGGGTCGCCAACAGCGGCGCCTGGAACACCTTCTACGATGCGAACAATAGCCCGCAGAGCGTAACCTTTACCGGCACCAGCGTCACCGTCAGCGCCGTTCCCCTTCCCGCCGCGCTGTGGTTGATGCTTGGTGGCCTGGGGTTGCTTGGCTGGCAGGGGCGCCGCCTTGGCAGCTAG
- a CDS encoding peptide chain release factor 3 encodes MSSIASEAARRRTFAIISHPDAGKTTLTEKLLLFGGAIQQAGSVKGRKAARHATSDWMALEKERGISVTSSVMQFPYRERMVNLLDTPGHEDFSEDTYRTLTAVDSALMVIDVAKGVEARTIKLMEVCRLRTTPIFTFINKLDREGKEPIELLDEVEEVLDIRCAPVTWPIGMGKRFRGVYHLLEDSIHLYTPGKGSERQDVTVIKGLDNPLADEVLGGQAEELREEIELVRGASHAFEVEPYLAGELTPVFFGSAINNFGIQELLDYFVEYAPPPQPRPTETRSVAADEEAFSGFVFKIQANMDPAHRDRIAFLRVCSGCYRKGMKMRHVRIGRDVTVANALTFLAAERGHVEEAWPGDIIGLHNHGTIRIGDTFTQGEVLKFTGIPNFAPELFRRAILRDPLKMKALQKGLDQLCEEGATQLFRPLKNNDLILGAVGVLQFDVVAQRLRDEYKVDCSFEAVPVATTRWIECDDPKLLERFREKAHDNLAIDQAGELVYIAPTRVNLQMAEEKWPEIRFHATREH; translated from the coding sequence ATGTCCAGCATTGCCTCCGAAGCGGCCCGGCGCCGCACCTTTGCCATCATCTCCCACCCGGATGCGGGCAAGACCACCCTGACCGAAAAGCTGCTGCTGTTCGGCGGCGCCATCCAGCAGGCCGGCAGTGTCAAGGGCCGCAAGGCGGCGCGTCATGCCACCTCGGACTGGATGGCGCTGGAGAAGGAACGCGGCATCTCGGTGACCTCTTCGGTGATGCAGTTCCCCTACCGGGAGCGCATGGTCAATCTGCTCGATACCCCCGGTCACGAGGACTTCTCGGAAGACACCTACCGTACCCTGACCGCAGTCGACTCGGCGCTGATGGTGATCGACGTGGCCAAGGGCGTCGAGGCGCGCACCATCAAGCTGATGGAGGTCTGCCGCCTGCGCACCACGCCCATCTTCACCTTCATCAACAAGCTCGACCGCGAGGGCAAGGAACCGATCGAGCTGCTGGACGAGGTGGAGGAGGTGCTCGACATCCGCTGTGCGCCGGTCACCTGGCCGATCGGCATGGGCAAGCGCTTTCGCGGCGTCTATCACCTGCTCGAGGACAGCATCCATCTCTACACCCCGGGCAAGGGCAGCGAGCGCCAGGACGTGACCGTCATCAAGGGGCTGGACAACCCGCTGGCCGACGAGGTGCTGGGCGGACAGGCCGAGGAGCTGCGCGAGGAGATCGAACTGGTGCGCGGTGCCAGCCACGCCTTCGAGGTCGAGCCCTACCTGGCCGGTGAACTGACCCCGGTGTTCTTCGGTTCGGCGATCAACAACTTCGGTATCCAGGAACTGCTCGACTACTTCGTCGAGTACGCCCCGCCGCCGCAGCCGCGTCCGACCGAGACGCGCAGCGTCGCCGCCGACGAAGAGGCGTTCAGCGGTTTCGTGTTCAAGATCCAGGCAAACATGGACCCCGCTCACCGCGACCGTATCGCCTTCCTGCGGGTCTGCTCCGGCTGTTACCGCAAGGGCATGAAGATGCGCCATGTGCGCATCGGCCGTGACGTGACCGTGGCCAATGCGCTGACCTTCCTAGCCGCCGAGCGCGGCCATGTGGAGGAGGCCTGGCCGGGGGACATCATCGGCCTGCACAATCACGGCACCATCCGCATCGGCGATACCTTCACCCAGGGCGAGGTGCTCAAGTTCACCGGCATCCCCAACTTCGCGCCGGAGCTGTTCCGCCGCGCCATCCTCAGGGATCCGCTGAAGATGAAGGCGCTGCAGAAGGGCCTCGACCAGCTGTGCGAGGAGGGCGCCACCCAGCTGTTCCGGCCGTTGAAGAACAACGATCTTATCCTTGGCGCGGTCGGTGTGCTGCAGTTCGACGTGGTGGCGCAGCGGCTGCGGGACGAATACAAGGTCGACTGCAGTTTCGAGGCCGTGCCGGTGGCAACCACTCGCTGGATCGAATGCGATGACCCGAAGCTGCTGGAGCGGTTCCGCGAGAAGGCCCACGACAACCTGGCCATCGACCAGGCCGGCGAGCTGGTATATATCGCGCCGACCCGGGTCAATCTGCAGATGGCCGAGGAGAAGTGGCCCGAGATCCGCTTCCACGCCACCCGCGAGCATTGA
- the glgC gene encoding glucose-1-phosphate adenylyltransferase, whose amino-acid sequence MLDETLTIILAGGIGSRLQPLTRDRAKPAVPFGGKYRIIDFTLSNCLHSGLRRILVLTQYKSHSLQKHLRDGWSIFNPELGEYITTVPPQMRMGESWYAGTADAIYQNLYLLERSGARQVLILSGDHIYRMDYAAMLRFHEQQAADVTIACMEVDLQEASQFGVLSVDAEQRITAFAEKPDQPTAMPDDPRRALVSMGIYVFSTELLLDRLRADHADPASSHDFGKDILPGLIQERRLYAHRFGGEQGRVTPDRYWRDVGTLDAFYEANMDLLRPQPSLNLYQKDWPIRTYQPQAAPARTIPGASGNEGLFLNSIVAGGTVIAGGSVQHSILFPHVYIGDETVVQDSLLFNEVEVGDGCELHRCIVDKGVRIPDGTRIGVEPEADRERFTISPNGIVVVARDAVL is encoded by the coding sequence ATGCTGGACGAAACCCTCACCATCATCCTGGCCGGCGGCATCGGTTCACGCCTGCAACCGCTGACCCGCGACCGTGCCAAGCCAGCGGTCCCCTTCGGTGGCAAATACCGGATCATCGATTTCACCCTCAGCAACTGTCTGCACTCGGGATTGCGCCGCATCCTGGTGCTGACCCAGTACAAGTCGCATTCGCTGCAGAAACACCTGCGTGACGGATGGTCGATCTTCAATCCGGAACTGGGCGAATACATCACCACGGTGCCGCCGCAGATGCGCATGGGCGAGAGCTGGTATGCCGGCACCGCCGATGCCATCTACCAGAATCTCTATCTGCTGGAGCGCAGCGGTGCGCGCCAGGTGCTGATTCTCTCCGGCGATCACATCTACCGCATGGACTATGCCGCCATGCTGCGTTTCCACGAACAGCAGGCGGCTGACGTGACCATCGCCTGCATGGAGGTCGATCTGCAAGAGGCGAGTCAGTTCGGCGTGCTCAGCGTGGACGCGGAGCAACGCATCACAGCCTTCGCGGAGAAACCGGATCAGCCGACCGCGATGCCGGACGATCCCCGCCGTGCCCTGGTATCGATGGGCATCTATGTGTTCTCCACCGAGCTGCTGCTGGACCGGCTACGCGCCGACCATGCCGATCCCGCCTCCAGCCACGACTTCGGCAAGGACATCCTCCCCGGCCTGATCCAGGAGCGGCGTCTCTATGCCCACCGCTTCGGCGGCGAACAGGGGCGGGTCACACCGGACCGCTACTGGCGCGACGTCGGTACCCTGGACGCCTTCTACGAGGCCAACATGGACCTGCTTCGTCCGCAGCCCTCGCTCAACCTCTACCAGAAGGACTGGCCGATCCGCACCTATCAGCCGCAGGCGGCACCGGCCCGAACCATACCCGGCGCCTCCGGCAACGAGGGCCTGTTCCTCAATTCCATCGTCGCCGGCGGCACGGTGATCGCCGGCGGCAGCGTACAGCATTCCATCCTCTTCCCCCACGTCTATATCGGCGACGAGACCGTGGTGCAGGACAGCCTGCTGTTCAACGAGGTGGAGGTGGGGGATGGCTGCGAACTGCATCGCTGCATCGTCGACAAGGGGGTACGGATCCCGGACGGCACCCGTATCGGTGTCGAGCCGGAGGCCGACCGCGAGCGTTTCACCATCTCGCCCAACGGCATCGTGGTAGTGGCCAGGGACGCGGTGCTCTGA
- a CDS encoding alginate export family protein encodes MKQKGLFRQPVLRLHPLAAACMAITTLGAAPLVQAGDDITAALTGGTPNLDMRLRYETVDQDGVSKDAKGLTLRTRLGYRTGDYRGFKVFAEFEDTTAIGDDDFNSSKNGKTNYPTIADPDATEVNQAYIDYTGLSDTTLRYGLQRVILDNARFVGNVGWRQNEQTFNGFSLVNTSLPDTTLVYGYVTNVNTITDTDIDVKAHVLNAGYNGLSFGKLTAYAYLIEFTNSPAASQKTLGLRFAGSHDMDGWSLLYTAEYAQQSDYKDGDNGIDGDYQLFELGAKVSGITAKVSYELLGADNYSGFETPIATKHAFNGWADKFLNTPADGLKDVFVTVGGSLAGVKLKAVYHDFSSDRGSTDYGTEWDLLAAKKFGKHYSVGAKYANYDADNYLTDTSKFWLWGSLKF; translated from the coding sequence ATGAAACAGAAAGGGCTTTTCCGGCAGCCAGTCCTGCGGCTGCATCCGCTGGCCGCGGCCTGCATGGCCATAACCACGCTCGGCGCGGCACCGCTGGTGCAGGCCGGCGACGACATCACCGCCGCGCTGACTGGCGGCACGCCCAACCTGGATATGCGGCTGCGCTACGAGACGGTCGACCAGGACGGCGTCAGCAAGGATGCCAAGGGGCTGACCCTGCGTACCCGCCTCGGTTACCGCACCGGCGACTATCGGGGCTTCAAGGTATTCGCCGAGTTCGAGGACACCACGGCGATCGGTGACGACGATTTCAACAGCAGCAAGAACGGCAAGACCAACTACCCGACGATCGCCGACCCGGATGCCACCGAGGTCAATCAGGCCTACATCGATTACACCGGCCTGAGCGACACCACCCTGCGCTACGGCCTGCAGCGGGTGATTCTCGACAATGCCCGTTTCGTGGGCAACGTCGGCTGGCGCCAGAACGAGCAGACCTTCAACGGCTTCAGCCTGGTCAACACCTCGTTGCCGGATACCACCCTGGTCTATGGCTATGTCACCAACGTCAACACCATCACGGATACCGACATCGACGTCAAGGCGCATGTGTTGAATGCCGGCTACAACGGTTTGTCCTTCGGCAAGCTGACCGCCTATGCCTATCTGATCGAGTTCACCAACTCCCCGGCCGCCTCGCAGAAGACCCTGGGCCTGCGCTTCGCCGGTTCACACGACATGGATGGCTGGTCGCTGCTGTACACGGCGGAATATGCCCAGCAGAGCGACTACAAGGATGGCGACAACGGCATCGATGGCGACTACCAGCTGTTCGAGCTGGGTGCCAAGGTCAGCGGCATCACCGCCAAGGTCAGCTACGAGCTGCTCGGCGCCGACAACTACAGCGGCTTCGAGACGCCGATCGCCACCAAGCATGCCTTCAACGGCTGGGCCGACAAGTTCCTCAACACCCCGGCCGACGGTCTGAAGGATGTGTTCGTGACCGTCGGCGGTTCGCTGGCCGGGGTCAAGCTGAAGGCGGTCTACCACGATTTCTCTTCCGACCGGGGCAGCACCGACTACGGTACGGAGTGGGATCTGCTGGCCGCCAAGAAGTTCGGCAAGCACTACAGCGTCGGCGCCAAGTATGCCAACTACGATGCCGACAACTACCTCACCGACACCAGCAAGTTCTGGCTCTGGGGCAGTCTGAAGTTCTGA
- a CDS encoding bifunctional protein-serine/threonine kinase/phosphatase, with translation MPELDVNAGQYSSAGVKESNDDSCGIRIPRPPLLLTKGIAVVIADGMSGSEAGKEAAEACVQGFLNDYFSTPDSWSVETSGAKILTALNRWLYGQGQQQYGSHKGMVATLSALIVKSDTAFLFHVGDTRIYRKRSGEPLERLTRDHRFHVDEHKSYLSRAMGIDLHLDIDFRSLPVERGDRFLLTTDGIHDVLDDRQLEQLIEAHAEDPEACTRAIVEAALAAGSDDNLTCQMLHLVQLPLPSADEVYQRLTELPFPPPLEAGMVLDGYRILRELHASRRTQVYLAVDTETQQQVVIKTPSVNYEDDAEYIDAFLHEEWVGRRLNSPHVLRVLEPPRRRSCLYYVTEHVAGQTLREWMHDHPGPSLTAVRDIVTQIAAGLRAFHRLEMIHQDLKPENILIDEQGTVKLIDFGSTKIAGIEEISMPFGRDNLLGTRHYTAPEYLQGYPASNVSDIFSLGVISYEMLTGQLPYKAELRPRNLQRVRYRPARQFNPEVPAWMDAALQKATRIDPERRYRLLSEFVHDIGQPNTQLQRDEIPPLLERNPVAFWRGLAIFLLLANLALLFHFMS, from the coding sequence ATGCCAGAACTCGACGTCAACGCCGGCCAGTACTCCTCGGCCGGGGTCAAGGAGTCCAACGACGACTCCTGCGGCATCCGCATCCCCAGGCCGCCGCTGCTGCTCACCAAGGGCATCGCCGTGGTGATCGCCGACGGCATGAGCGGCAGCGAGGCCGGCAAGGAGGCCGCCGAGGCCTGCGTGCAGGGCTTTCTCAACGACTACTTCAGCACCCCGGACTCCTGGAGCGTCGAGACCTCCGGCGCCAAGATCCTCACCGCCCTGAACCGCTGGCTGTACGGCCAGGGGCAGCAGCAGTACGGCAGCCACAAGGGCATGGTGGCCACCCTCAGCGCCCTGATCGTCAAGTCCGACACCGCCTTTCTGTTCCATGTCGGCGACACGCGCATCTACCGCAAGCGCAGCGGTGAACCCCTCGAGCGCCTGACCCGCGACCACCGCTTCCACGTCGACGAGCACAAGAGCTACCTGAGCCGGGCCATGGGCATCGACCTGCACCTGGACATCGATTTCCGCAGCCTGCCCGTGGAGCGCGGCGACCGCTTCCTGCTCACCACCGACGGCATCCACGACGTGCTCGACGACCGCCAGCTCGAACAGCTGATCGAGGCACATGCCGAGGATCCGGAGGCCTGCACCCGGGCCATCGTCGAGGCCGCGCTGGCGGCAGGCAGCGACGACAACCTGACTTGCCAGATGCTGCACCTGGTGCAGCTTCCGCTACCCAGCGCGGACGAGGTCTATCAGCGCCTCACCGAACTGCCCTTCCCGCCACCGCTGGAAGCCGGCATGGTGCTGGACGGCTACCGCATCCTGCGCGAACTGCATGCCAGCCGCCGGACCCAGGTCTACCTGGCTGTCGATACCGAGACGCAGCAGCAGGTGGTGATCAAGACCCCTTCGGTGAACTACGAGGACGATGCGGAATACATCGACGCCTTTCTGCACGAGGAGTGGGTGGGACGGCGGCTGAACAGTCCGCACGTGCTGCGGGTGCTGGAGCCGCCGCGGCGGCGTAGCTGCCTGTACTATGTCACCGAGCACGTTGCCGGCCAGACCCTGCGCGAATGGATGCACGACCACCCCGGCCCCTCGCTGACCGCGGTGCGCGACATCGTCACCCAGATCGCCGCCGGCCTGCGTGCCTTCCATCGCCTGGAGATGATCCACCAGGACCTGAAACCGGAGAACATCCTGATCGACGAACAGGGGACGGTGAAGCTCATCGACTTCGGCTCCACCAAGATTGCCGGCATCGAGGAGATCAGCATGCCCTTCGGCCGCGACAATCTGCTCGGCACCCGACACTACACGGCACCCGAGTATCTGCAGGGCTACCCCGCAAGCAATGTCTCCGACATCTTCTCGCTCGGCGTGATCAGCTACGAGATGCTCACCGGCCAGCTACCCTACAAGGCGGAACTCAGGCCGCGCAACCTGCAGCGGGTCCGCTACCGGCCGGCGCGGCAGTTCAACCCCGAGGTGCCGGCCTGGATGGACGCCGCCCTGCAGAAGGCCACCCGCATCGATCCCGAGCGGCGCTACCGGCTGCTGTCGGAGTTCGTGCACGACATCGGCCAGCCCAACACGCAACTGCAGCGCGACGAGATCCCTCCGCTGCTGGAACGCAACCCGGTCGCCTTCTGGCGTGGCCTGGCCATCTTCCTGCTGCTGGCCAATCTGGCCCTGCTGTTCCACTTCATGTCCTAG
- a CDS encoding NarK family nitrate/nitrite MFS transporter, with protein MSQPTLNLLSFKGNMRILHLTWFAFFLSFFIWFNMAPLIGVMREALNLTDQQVKTLFILNVALTIPARIVVGMLVDHFGPRRMYALLLVAGAFLCFGFAFADEYEQLALMRFLLGFVGAGFVIGIRMVSEWFPARQVGVAEGVYGGWGNFGSAAAAMILPSLALWFGGEDGWRWAIAATGVLALIYSMVYFFSVSDTPKGSTYFKPRKSGAMEVTSKGDFFLYLVMNIPMYAALALLTWKLGPGNLGMLETTTTWFIYASLAGIYLFQVVRIYQINGHVFHQEVPEIERYSFKQVAVLDLAYMVTFGSELAVVSMLPLFFLDTFGLSPASAGLLASGYAFMNLVARPGGGLISDRFGRKKTLLILIGGLVAGYFLLGNIDSGWPVWLAVIATMTCSFFVQAGEGAVFAMVPLVKRRLTGQVAGMAGAYGSVGAVTFLTVLSFVTPQVFFLTIAGAALLTLVAVFVFLDEPRGHMHEVLPDGTVQMIEVS; from the coding sequence ATGTCACAACCGACACTCAACCTGCTCAGTTTCAAGGGCAACATGCGCATCCTGCATCTCACCTGGTTTGCCTTCTTCCTCAGCTTCTTCATCTGGTTCAACATGGCACCGCTGATCGGGGTGATGCGCGAGGCGCTGAATCTGACCGACCAGCAGGTCAAGACACTGTTCATCCTCAACGTGGCGCTGACCATTCCCGCGCGAATCGTCGTCGGCATGCTGGTCGATCACTTCGGTCCACGGCGCATGTATGCCCTGCTGCTGGTCGCCGGCGCCTTCCTCTGCTTCGGCTTCGCCTTCGCCGATGAATACGAGCAACTGGCCCTGATGCGCTTCCTGCTCGGCTTCGTCGGCGCCGGCTTCGTCATCGGCATCCGCATGGTCAGCGAATGGTTCCCGGCCAGGCAGGTCGGCGTCGCCGAAGGCGTCTATGGCGGCTGGGGCAACTTCGGCTCGGCCGCTGCCGCCATGATCCTGCCCAGCCTCGCCCTGTGGTTCGGTGGCGAGGACGGCTGGCGCTGGGCCATCGCCGCGACCGGCGTGCTGGCGCTGATCTATTCGATGGTCTATTTCTTTTCGGTCTCGGACACACCCAAGGGCTCGACCTACTTCAAGCCGAGGAAATCGGGCGCCATGGAAGTCACCAGCAAGGGGGACTTCTTCCTCTACCTCGTCATGAACATCCCCATGTATGCCGCCCTGGCCCTGCTCACCTGGAAGCTCGGCCCCGGCAACCTGGGCATGCTGGAGACGACGACCACCTGGTTCATCTATGCCTCGCTGGCGGGCATCTATCTTTTCCAGGTGGTCCGCATCTATCAGATCAACGGCCATGTCTTTCACCAGGAGGTGCCGGAGATCGAGCGCTACAGCTTCAAGCAGGTGGCCGTGCTGGATCTGGCCTACATGGTCACCTTCGGCTCCGAACTGGCGGTGGTCTCCATGCTGCCGCTATTCTTCCTCGACACCTTCGGGCTGAGTCCGGCCAGCGCCGGCCTGCTGGCCTCGGGCTATGCCTTCATGAACCTGGTGGCCCGCCCCGGCGGCGGCCTGATCAGCGATCGCTTCGGTCGCAAGAAGACCCTGCTGATCCTGATCGGCGGCCTGGTCGCGGGCTACTTCCTGCTCGGCAACATCGACAGCGGCTGGCCGGTATGGCTGGCGGTGATCGCCACCATGACCTGCTCCTTCTTCGTCCAGGCGGGTGAAGGTGCGGTGTTCGCCATGGTTCCCCTGGTCAAACGCCGCCTCACCGGACAGGTGGCCGGCATGGCCGGCGCCTACGGCAGCGTCGGCGCCGTGACCTTCCTCACCGTGCTATCCTTCGTCACGCCGCAGGTCTTCTTCCTCACCATCGCCGGCGCCGCGCTGCTCACCCTGGTCGCGGTGTTCGTCTTCCTCGACGAACCCAGGGGCCACATGCACGAGGTGCTGCCCGATGGCACGGTGCAGATGATCGAGGTGAGCTGA
- the nirB gene encoding nitrite reductase large subunit NirB → MTKEKLVLVGNGMAGVRTLEELLKIDPEQYEITVFGAEPYGNYNRIMLSPVLAGEKTLDEIMLNDEQWYAENGITLHKGKKVVEIDRVRRIVRADDGTEAAYDRLILATGSQPFIIPVPGKELDGVIAFRDIADVERMLQAAGKTNGKAVVIGGGLLGLEAANGLQKQGMDVTVVHLMDSLMERQLDAPAAGMLKRSLEARGLSFLMPAQTEAILGRDRVEGVRFKDGLEVAADLVVMSVGIRPNIELAKSCGLHCERGVVVNDTLQTFDPRIYAVGECVQHRGQTYGLVAPLFEMAKVCANHLAKMGIARYEGSLTSTKLKVTGIDLFSAGDFHGDENTESLVLQDPGREVYKKVVLRDNRIIGAVMYGDTIDGSWYFELMRDATDVSDIRDHLLFGQAHLGDSGHGDDKRVAAMADSAEICGCNGVCKGDIVKAITEKKLFTLEEVRAHTKASSSCGSCTGLVEALLSHVLGGDYSTAPHLKPLCGCTEHTHDEVRAAIRDQELKSMQALMRALDWKTPDGCAKCRPALNYYLLCQWPADYQDDSQSRFINERAHANIQKDGSYSVIPRMWGGITSPEELRTIADIAERYEVKTVHVTGGQRIGLYGLAKEQLPAIWRELSAAGMVSGHAYGKALRTVKTCVGKEWCRFGTQDSTALGIALEQLTWGSWTPHKFKLAASGCPRNCAEATIKDFGVVCVDSGYELHVGGNGGVKVRATDFLCHVKTEAEVLEYCAAFMQVYREEAHYLERTAPWIERVGLSYVKERVVEDDEGRKALARRFQEAQKHAQVDPWEARARGEAAHEFVPIKLVG, encoded by the coding sequence ATGACGAAAGAGAAACTGGTCCTGGTCGGCAATGGCATGGCAGGTGTCCGCACCCTCGAGGAGTTGCTGAAGATCGACCCCGAGCAATACGAGATCACGGTGTTCGGTGCCGAGCCCTATGGCAACTACAACCGCATCATGCTGTCGCCGGTACTGGCCGGTGAGAAGACGCTCGACGAGATCATGCTCAACGACGAGCAATGGTATGCGGAAAACGGCATCACCCTGCACAAGGGCAAGAAGGTGGTGGAGATCGACCGGGTGCGGCGCATCGTCCGCGCCGACGATGGCACCGAGGCCGCCTATGACCGCCTGATCCTGGCCACCGGCTCGCAGCCCTTCATCATCCCGGTGCCCGGCAAGGAGCTGGACGGGGTGATCGCCTTCCGCGACATCGCCGACGTGGAGCGCATGCTGCAGGCGGCCGGCAAGACCAATGGCAAGGCGGTGGTCATCGGCGGCGGCCTGCTCGGGCTGGAGGCGGCCAACGGTCTGCAGAAGCAGGGCATGGACGTCACCGTGGTGCATCTCATGGACAGCCTGATGGAGCGGCAGCTCGATGCGCCGGCGGCGGGCATGCTGAAGCGCTCGCTGGAGGCGCGGGGGCTGAGTTTCCTGATGCCGGCCCAGACCGAGGCGATCCTTGGCCGGGACCGGGTCGAGGGGGTGCGCTTCAAGGACGGCCTGGAGGTGGCCGCCGACCTGGTGGTGATGTCGGTCGGCATCCGCCCCAACATCGAACTGGCCAAGTCCTGTGGCCTGCACTGCGAGCGCGGCGTGGTCGTCAACGACACGCTGCAGACCTTCGATCCGCGCATCTATGCGGTCGGCGAATGCGTGCAGCACCGCGGCCAGACCTACGGCCTGGTGGCGCCGTTGTTCGAGATGGCCAAGGTCTGCGCCAACCACCTGGCGAAGATGGGCATCGCCCGCTATGAGGGCTCGCTGACCTCGACCAAGCTCAAGGTGACCGGCATCGACCTGTTCTCGGCCGGCGACTTCCACGGCGACGAGAACACCGAGTCGCTGGTGCTGCAGGATCCGGGGCGCGAGGTCTACAAGAAGGTGGTGCTGCGCGACAACCGCATCATCGGTGCCGTGATGTACGGCGACACCATCGACGGTAGCTGGTATTTCGAGCTGATGCGCGATGCCACCGACGTCAGCGACATCCGCGACCACCTGCTGTTCGGCCAGGCGCACCTCGGCGATTCCGGGCATGGCGACGACAAGCGGGTGGCGGCCATGGCCGACAGCGCCGAGATCTGCGGCTGCAACGGCGTCTGCAAGGGCGACATCGTCAAGGCCATCACCGAGAAGAAGCTGTTCACCCTGGAGGAGGTGCGCGCCCACACCAAGGCGTCCAGCTCCTGCGGTTCCTGCACCGGCCTGGTCGAGGCGCTGCTGTCCCACGTGCTGGGTGGCGACTACTCCACCGCCCCGCACCTCAAGCCGCTGTGCGGTTGCACCGAACACACCCACGACGAGGTCCGCGCGGCGATCCGCGACCAGGAACTGAAGTCGATGCAGGCGCTGATGCGCGCCCTCGACTGGAAGACCCCGGACGGCTGCGCCAAGTGCCGGCCGGCGCTGAACTACTATCTGCTCTGCCAGTGGCCGGCGGACTACCAGGACGACAGCCAGTCGCGCTTCATCAACGAGCGCGCCCACGCCAACATCCAGAAGGACGGCAGCTACTCGGTAATCCCGCGCATGTGGGGTGGCATCACCTCGCCGGAGGAACTGCGCACCATCGCCGACATCGCCGAGCGCTACGAGGTCAAGACGGTGCACGTCACCGGTGGCCAGCGTATCGGTCTCTATGGTCTGGCCAAGGAACAGTTGCCCGCCATCTGGCGAGAGTTGAGCGCGGCGGGCATGGTCTCCGGGCATGCCTATGGCAAGGCGCTGCGCACGGTGAAGACCTGTGTCGGCAAGGAGTGGTGCCGCTTCGGCACCCAGGACTCGACGGCCCTGGGCATCGCCCTGGAGCAGTTGACCTGGGGTTCGTGGACGCCGCACAAGTTCAAGCTGGCTGCCTCTGGCTGTCCGCGCAACTGCGCCGAGGCGACCATCAAGGACTTCGGCGTGGTCTGTGTCGACTCCGGCTATGAGCTGCACGTCGGCGGCAACGGCGGCGTCAAGGTACGGGCCACCGACTTCCTGTGCCACGTCAAGACCGAGGCCGAGGTGCTGGAATACTGCGCGGCCTTCATGCAGGTCTATCGCGAGGAGGCGCACTATCTGGAGCGCACCGCGCCCTGGATCGAGCGCGTCGGCCTCAGCTACGTCAAGGAGCGGGTGGTCGAGGACGACGAAGGCCGCAAGGCGCTGGCCCGGCGCTTCCAGGAGGCGCAGAAGCATGCCCAGGTCGATCCCTGGGAGGCGCGGGCCAGGGGCGAGGCGGCGCACGAGTTCGTGCCGATCAAGCTGGTCGGTTGA